The Acinetobacter chinensis genomic sequence TTGTAGTAAGAATAAAATTCTGTCCCCGAACATTAAAAAGGAGTGTATCAGAAAAACTGGGGATGAAAAATATATCCACACCAAGTCAACCCTTGCTTTGAAAAAATCAAGTCTGTTTGTCTTCTAATTAATCAAAAAAAAATTAATATTTTTTTTAATCGGCATAACTTGACACATTTAAGTTGCTGATATTTAATCAAAAATAAATTGATCAAAAAATGATCAATTTAAATAAAACCCTTACTTGCAGGGGGCAGCAACTTGTCAAGTGATTTAGAATCCACAAAGTTATCCACAGCTTTTGTGGACAACTGTGGAAAAGTCCAAAAGATAAGCATCTGGGGCAAAAAATGAACGCGAAAGTCCATTTTATCATTTCAAAAAATACAGCTATATGACAAATGAATTGTCATTTTCAAAATTACATTCTTTTGGTGCGCAGCGAAGATGAATCGGCTAAAATTGCGCAGTAATTTTTTTATGGGTTAATCGCGTCTATGTATTCGCCAGTTGAATCCACTCAGGGATTTAATTTTAAACCGGAACTGCCTACAAGCTCTGCCTATTACCGTCTGCTGAAAAAGCTGCGTCGCCAGGTGGGTCACGCTATCCGTGACTTTAAAATGATTGAGGAAGGTGACAAAGTCATGGTTTGTATTTCCGGGGGGAAAGACAGTTATACCCTGCTGGATATCATGCTTCAGTTCAAACGGATTGCTCCGATTAACTTTGATGTGGTTGCGGTCAACCTGGATCAGAAGCAGCCGGGCTTTCCTGAAGATGTTTTACCCCGTTATCTGGAAGAAAATAATATTCCTTATTATATTCTGGAAAAAGATACTTACAGCATTACCAAACGTCTGACACCAGAAGGCAAGACATACTGTGCCGTATGTTCACGACTGCGCCGTGGTTCGCTTTATGGTTTTGCTCAGGAAATCGGGGCAACTAAAGTTGCGCTTGGTCATCACCGTGACGACATTCTGGCAACTTTTTTCCTGAATCTGTTTCATGGTGGCAGTCTGAAAGCGATGCCGCCTAAACTGCTGTCTTCAGATAAGAAAAACATTCTGATCCGACCACTGGCTTATGTGGAAGAAAAAGACATTATCAAATATGCAGAAATGCGTAAGTTCCCGATCATTCCATGTAACCTGTGTGGTTCGCAGGAAAATCTGCAGCGTGCCATTTTAAATGACATGTTACGGG encodes the following:
- the ttcA gene encoding tRNA 2-thiocytidine(32) synthetase TtcA, with translation MYSPVESTQGFNFKPELPTSSAYYRLLKKLRRQVGHAIRDFKMIEEGDKVMVCISGGKDSYTLLDIMLQFKRIAPINFDVVAVNLDQKQPGFPEDVLPRYLEENNIPYYILEKDTYSITKRLTPEGKTYCAVCSRLRRGSLYGFAQEIGATKVALGHHRDDILATFFLNLFHGGSLKAMPPKLLSSDKKNILIRPLAYVEEKDIIKYAEMRKFPIIPCNLCGSQENLQRAILNDMLRDWDKQYPKRLHSIFGALQNVSPSQLADRELFDFERLDEQREFDFNESCSTENPEQDKRINMVNLGFAAE